The nucleotide window CCTGGCCGACGTGCGCCCACCCCCCCCTAGGAGGAATTCGCTGCATGATGAGTGAGAACGACGAAGAGTCGTCCGTTGAGGAGGACTTTAGCCAGCTCTTTGAGCAAAGCCTCAAGCTGGTTAAGCCGGGAGAAGTAGTCCAAGGGCAGATCGTTCAGATCGCCAATGGCTTCGTCACCGTCGACATTGGGTACAAGTCGGAGGGGCATATCCCCGTCGCCGAGTTCCGCGACCGCGAGGGAACGGTACACGCCGAGGTCGGAGACGACATCGACGTCTTCTTCGAGTCGAGCGAAGGCGAGAGCGGCAGTGTCACGCTATCGCGCACCAAGGCCGAGCAAGTAAAGGTCTGGAGCGACATCGAGCAGGCCTTCAACGACGCCGTTCCCATAGAGGGACTCATCGTGGGCAAGGTGAAGGGCGGTCTCAAGGTAGACATCGGTGTTTCGGCATTCCTGCCGGGCTCGCACGCCGACCTTCGTCCGACCCGCAACCTCGATCGCTTCATCGGGCAGAAGGGTCGCTTCGCGATCCTGAAGTTCAACCGGTCGCGCGGCAACGTCGTCGTTTCGCGCCGCGCCGTGCTCGAGAAGGAGCGCTCCGCTCTCAAGGAAGAGACTCTTCGTGTCCTCGAAGAGGGCATCATCCTCGAAGGCTCCGTAAAGAACATCACCGACTACGGCGCGTTCGTCGACCTCGGTGGCATCGACGGCTTGCTGCACATCACGGACATGTCGTGGGGGCGCATCTCGCATCCGTCGGAAGTCATCAACGTTGGTGATCAGCTGAAGGTCGTCGTGCTGAAGTACGACGCCGAACGCGAGCGTGTCTCGCTCGGCATGAAGCAGATCCTGCCTGACCCGTGGACCACCGCGGAAGAGCGCTACCCGACGGGCAAGCGCATCAACGGCAAGGTCGTCAGCATCACCGATTACGGCGCGTTCGTGGAACTCGAGAAGGGTGTCGAGGGCCTCATTCACGTCTCGGAGATGTCTTGGACGAAGCGGGTCACGCACCCGTCGAAGCTTCTCGACGTAGGCGCCGAGGTCGAGGTTCAGGTCCTCGACGTCGACCCGACCAACCGTCGCATCTCGCTGGGCCTGAAGCAGGTCGAGCCGAACCCTTGGGAGATGGTGCGGTCGAACCATCCGATCGACAGCCACATCAAGGGCATCGTGAAGAGCATCACCGACTTCGGCATCTTCGTCGGCGTCGAGGATGGCATCGACGGGTTGGTCCACATTTCGGACCTTCACTGGACCAAGAAGATCAAGCATCCCTCCGAGGCCTACAAGAAGGGTGACGAGATCGAGGCGGTCGTGCTCGGTGTCGATGTCGACAACGAGCGCATCTCTCTTGGTGTGAAGCAGCTCGCCAACGATCCGTGGGCGAACCTCGCAGAGCGCTTCCCGGTCGGTAGCCGCATCAAGGGACCGATCACGAGTGTCACCGACTTCG belongs to Candidatus Binatia bacterium and includes:
- a CDS encoding 30S ribosomal protein S1, whose protein sequence is MMSENDEESSVEEDFSQLFEQSLKLVKPGEVVQGQIVQIANGFVTVDIGYKSEGHIPVAEFRDREGTVHAEVGDDIDVFFESSEGESGSVTLSRTKAEQVKVWSDIEQAFNDAVPIEGLIVGKVKGGLKVDIGVSAFLPGSHADLRPTRNLDRFIGQKGRFAILKFNRSRGNVVVSRRAVLEKERSALKEETLRVLEEGIILEGSVKNITDYGAFVDLGGIDGLLHITDMSWGRISHPSEVINVGDQLKVVVLKYDAERERVSLGMKQILPDPWTTAEERYPTGKRINGKVVSITDYGAFVELEKGVEGLIHVSEMSWTKRVTHPSKLLDVGAEVEVQVLDVDPTNRRISLGLKQVEPNPWEMVRSNHPIDSHIKGIVKSITDFGIFVGVEDGIDGLVHISDLHWTKKIKHPSEAYKKGDEIEAVVLGVDVDNERISLGVKQLANDPWANLAERFPVGSRIKGPITSVTDFGVFVQLEEGIEGLVHVSQISAERVDRPGDHFHVGEEIEAEITNLDPREKKIGLSVRALRRSEERAEMDAYLSREGKAGRFSLEDVVGTDLQRVAVGEKNKTEG